From a region of the Spelaeicoccus albus genome:
- a CDS encoding YgfZ/GcvT domain-containing protein: protein MRDSNDWEVIVDAFASLPGAVLGTGPDDGVPAHYGQPLIEQRALAAGTALVDLSHRGVVTVTGPDRLTWLNNLTSQRLLDLGDGDSTETLVLTPTGHIEHALKVVELDGTCWILTERAHVPALVDWLDKMRFMLRVEVADRSNDFAVVGEASQSRDVEPPALFAWVDPWPRTADGSASYADVGDDEHPGFDYAWREIVIPAEHAADYVRARLGSGMTAAGTTASEALRIAAWRPRLDVDTDDRAHAAELDWLRTAVHLAKGCYRGQEAVARLHNLGMPPRRLVFLNLDGSGHTLPDPGAPVKNGEKTVGRITSAGWHYDLGPIALAVIKRNTAVDAALLVDGDDGPIDAAQETIVARDRERRVGLPPNRRELRR from the coding sequence ATGAGGGACTCAAATGATTGGGAGGTCATTGTGGACGCATTCGCATCCTTGCCCGGGGCCGTACTGGGTACCGGTCCGGACGACGGGGTGCCGGCCCACTACGGGCAGCCGTTGATCGAGCAGCGGGCACTGGCAGCCGGCACTGCGTTGGTCGACTTGTCGCACCGCGGCGTCGTGACGGTGACGGGACCCGACCGGCTGACCTGGCTGAACAATCTCACCTCCCAGCGGCTGCTCGACTTGGGGGACGGCGATTCCACGGAGACCCTCGTGCTCACGCCGACCGGCCATATCGAACACGCGCTCAAGGTCGTCGAACTGGACGGAACCTGCTGGATCCTTACCGAACGCGCGCACGTTCCGGCGCTCGTCGACTGGTTGGACAAGATGCGGTTCATGCTGCGTGTTGAGGTGGCCGACCGGTCGAACGATTTCGCGGTGGTCGGCGAGGCATCGCAGTCGCGCGACGTCGAGCCGCCCGCGCTCTTCGCCTGGGTCGACCCGTGGCCGCGGACGGCGGACGGCTCGGCGTCGTATGCCGACGTCGGCGACGACGAGCATCCGGGGTTCGACTATGCATGGCGCGAGATCGTGATCCCCGCCGAACACGCCGCGGACTACGTGCGCGCACGCCTGGGCAGCGGGATGACGGCCGCCGGCACCACGGCGTCCGAAGCATTGCGGATCGCCGCGTGGCGGCCCCGGCTGGACGTCGACACCGACGACCGTGCGCACGCCGCCGAACTCGACTGGCTGCGCACGGCCGTCCATCTGGCCAAAGGCTGCTATCGGGGACAGGAAGCAGTCGCGCGACTGCACAATTTGGGCATGCCGCCGCGCCGACTCGTGTTTTTGAACCTCGACGGGTCCGGGCACACGCTTCCCGATCCGGGCGCGCCCGTCAAGAACGGCGAAAAGACCGTCGGGCGCATCACCTCGGCGGGCTGGCATTACGACCTCGGCCCGATTGCGCTTGCCGTGATCAAGCGGAACACGGCTGTCGATGCCGCACTCCTGGTCGACGGCGACGACGGGCCGATTGACGCGGCGCAAGAAACGATTGTCGCCCGTGATCGCGAACGGCGGGTGGGCCTGCCCCCGAACCGACGAGAGCTGCGCCGTTAA